The following are encoded together in the Mesoterricola sediminis genome:
- a CDS encoding acyl-CoA mutase large subunit family protein gives MYTPEYLQKVQESLSVKEDPAKLREKRFETSSGIPLKNSYTPADLPAFDPIGDLGRPGQYPFTRHVQPTGYRGRLWTMRQYAGFGTAEESNARYRYLLEQGQTGLSVAFDLPTQIGMDPDHEMAMGEVGKVGVSVCSIRDMRVLFQSIPLDKVSTSMTINGPASVLLALYLAVAEEQGVAWNQVSGTIQNDILKEYMARGTYIYPPRPSIRLITDIFGFCAENVPNWNTISISGYHIREAGCTAAQEIAFTLADGIAYVEAALKAGLKLEAFAPRLSFFFNAHNQFLEEIAKFRAARRLWARIIKERFGSNDPKSQMLRFHTQTAGSTLTAQQPDNNIVRTTVQAMAAVLGGTQSLHTNSRDEALALPTEASARIALRTQQILAFENRIADVVDPFAGSYLIESLTDELERMAEALIAKVDEAGGMVTAIEKGIPQREIQNAAYAYQKAVEKGEQVVVGVNKFAIQNEEKPELLRVDEALGARRREQVARYRAERDNGAVKARLEALAAAAKGTDNLMPLILAAVKAEATVGEVCDAMRGVFGEYQERLVL, from the coding sequence ATGTACACGCCCGAATACCTCCAGAAGGTCCAGGAGAGCCTGTCCGTGAAGGAGGACCCGGCCAAGCTGCGCGAGAAGCGCTTCGAGACGTCCTCGGGCATTCCCCTCAAGAACAGCTACACCCCCGCCGACCTTCCGGCCTTCGACCCCATCGGGGACCTGGGCCGCCCCGGCCAGTACCCCTTCACCCGCCACGTCCAGCCCACCGGCTACCGCGGCCGGCTGTGGACCATGCGCCAGTACGCGGGCTTCGGCACGGCGGAGGAGTCCAACGCGCGGTACCGCTACCTGCTGGAGCAGGGCCAGACCGGCCTCTCCGTGGCCTTCGACCTGCCCACCCAGATCGGCATGGATCCCGATCACGAGATGGCCATGGGCGAGGTGGGCAAGGTCGGCGTCTCGGTCTGCTCCATCCGCGACATGCGGGTGCTCTTCCAGAGCATCCCGCTGGACAAGGTCTCCACCAGCATGACGATCAACGGCCCCGCCTCCGTGCTGCTGGCCCTCTACCTCGCGGTCGCCGAGGAGCAGGGCGTGGCGTGGAACCAGGTGTCGGGCACGATCCAGAACGACATCCTCAAGGAGTACATGGCGCGCGGCACCTACATCTACCCGCCCCGCCCCAGCATCCGCCTGATCACCGACATCTTCGGGTTCTGCGCGGAGAACGTGCCCAACTGGAACACCATCTCCATCTCCGGCTACCACATCCGCGAGGCCGGCTGCACCGCGGCCCAGGAGATCGCCTTCACCCTCGCCGACGGCATCGCCTACGTGGAGGCCGCCCTCAAGGCCGGCCTCAAGCTGGAGGCCTTCGCGCCGCGGCTCAGCTTCTTCTTCAACGCCCACAACCAGTTCCTGGAGGAGATCGCCAAGTTCCGCGCGGCGCGCCGCCTCTGGGCCCGGATCATCAAGGAGCGCTTCGGCTCCAATGATCCCAAGAGCCAGATGCTCCGCTTCCACACCCAGACCGCCGGCAGCACCCTCACCGCCCAGCAGCCCGACAACAACATCGTGCGCACCACGGTCCAGGCCATGGCGGCCGTCCTCGGCGGGACCCAGAGCCTGCACACCAACAGCCGCGACGAGGCCCTGGCCCTGCCGACCGAGGCCAGCGCCCGCATCGCGCTGCGCACCCAGCAGATCCTGGCCTTCGAGAACCGGATCGCCGACGTGGTGGACCCCTTCGCGGGCAGCTACCTCATCGAGAGCCTCACCGACGAGCTGGAGCGCATGGCCGAGGCCCTCATCGCCAAGGTGGACGAGGCCGGCGGCATGGTCACCGCCATCGAGAAGGGCATTCCCCAGCGCGAGATCCAGAACGCCGCCTACGCCTACCAGAAGGCGGTGGAGAAGGGCGAGCAGGTGGTGGTGGGCGTCAACAAGTTCGCCATCCAGAACGAGGAGAAGCCCGAGCTGCTCCGCGTGGACGAGGCCCTCGGCGCCCGCCGCCGGGAGCAGGTGGCCCGCTACCGCGCCGAGCGCGACAACGGCGCCGTCAAGGCCCGCCTGGAAGCCCTGGCCGCGGCCGCGAAGGGCACCGACAACCTGATGCCCCTCATCCTCGCCGCCGTGAAGGCCGAGGCCACGGTGGGCGAGGTCTGCGACGCCATGCGCGGGGTCTTCGGGGAGTACCAGGAGCGCCTGGTCCTGTAG
- a CDS encoding amidohydrolase, producing the protein MPHAAPPPPPAVQILLGADLWQAGAPPVAGQALAVKGGRIVGTGPAADLLRAYPRAARVELPGGTLLPGFIEGHAHVLGLGRLAREADLTGAPSLDEALARVARWAGEGHGWIQGRGWDQNLWPSKTFPTAADLDARTGDRPAALRRVDGHALWANTAALRAAGITRATPDPRGGAILRDGRGEPTGILLDGAMDLVEQVIPPPTAAELEAALKDGLARLRDLGFTAVADMGVNRPELEAYRRLAKAGKLPIRVFAYLNHDARLMVQELRHPRAVKLASFQVQGVKFYMDGALGSRGARLLAPYADAPGQGLWVTDPKRVSVDAKATIRAGYQPAIHAIGDAANREILDILAALPRPKGLPPRVEHAQIVAPADTARFGALGVVASVQPMHCTDDHAWTPARLGPEREAEAYPWRSFLQGGALLAFGSDAPIADANPFKAIRAAETRQDAAGDPPGGWLPAQRLTRAEAVEAYTRGNARALGRTDLGVLKPGAVADLLWVQAPLATLAPADLAQVRPGRLWVNGIEVKLEHP; encoded by the coding sequence ATGCCCCACGCCGCCCCGCCCCCGCCCCCCGCCGTCCAGATCCTCCTGGGCGCCGATCTCTGGCAGGCCGGAGCCCCGCCCGTGGCCGGCCAGGCCCTGGCCGTCAAGGGCGGCCGGATCGTCGGGACCGGGCCCGCGGCGGACCTGCTCCGCGCCTACCCCCGCGCCGCCCGGGTGGAACTCCCCGGCGGCACCCTCCTGCCCGGCTTCATCGAGGGCCACGCCCACGTGCTCGGCCTGGGCCGCCTGGCCCGGGAGGCCGACCTCACCGGCGCCCCCTCCCTGGACGAGGCCCTGGCGCGGGTGGCGCGCTGGGCCGGCGAGGGCCACGGCTGGATCCAGGGCCGGGGCTGGGACCAGAACCTCTGGCCGTCCAAGACCTTCCCCACCGCAGCCGACCTGGACGCCCGCACCGGGGACCGCCCCGCCGCGCTGCGCCGGGTGGACGGCCACGCCCTCTGGGCCAACACCGCCGCCCTCCGGGCCGCGGGCATCACCCGCGCCACGCCGGACCCCCGCGGCGGCGCCATCCTCCGGGACGGGCGCGGCGAGCCCACGGGCATCCTCCTGGACGGCGCCATGGACCTGGTGGAGCAGGTCATCCCGCCCCCCACCGCCGCCGAGCTGGAGGCCGCCCTCAAGGACGGACTGGCCCGCCTGCGGGACCTGGGGTTCACCGCCGTGGCGGACATGGGCGTCAACCGGCCGGAGCTCGAGGCTTACCGGCGCCTGGCCAAGGCCGGCAAGCTCCCCATCCGGGTCTTCGCCTACCTGAACCACGACGCCCGGCTCATGGTCCAGGAGCTGCGCCACCCCCGGGCCGTCAAGCTCGCCTCCTTCCAGGTGCAGGGCGTGAAGTTCTACATGGACGGCGCCCTCGGCAGCCGCGGCGCGCGCCTCCTGGCCCCCTACGCGGACGCGCCCGGCCAGGGCCTCTGGGTCACCGATCCCAAGCGGGTGTCCGTCGACGCCAAGGCCACGATCCGGGCCGGCTATCAGCCCGCCATCCACGCCATCGGCGACGCCGCCAACCGGGAGATCCTGGACATCCTGGCCGCCCTGCCCCGCCCCAAGGGCCTGCCGCCCCGGGTGGAGCACGCCCAGATCGTGGCCCCCGCCGACACGGCGCGCTTCGGGGCCCTGGGCGTGGTCGCCAGCGTCCAGCCCATGCACTGCACCGACGACCACGCCTGGACCCCGGCCCGGCTCGGGCCGGAGCGGGAGGCCGAGGCCTACCCCTGGCGGAGCTTCCTCCAGGGCGGCGCCCTCCTGGCCTTCGGCAGCGACGCCCCCATCGCCGACGCCAACCCCTTCAAGGCCATCCGCGCGGCCGAAACCCGCCAGGACGCCGCCGGCGATCCGCCGGGAGGCTGGCTCCCCGCCCAGCGCCTCACCCGCGCCGAGGCCGTGGAGGCCTACACCCGCGGCAACGCCCGGGCCCTGGGCCGGACGGACCTGGGCGTCCTCAAGCCCGGCGCCGTCGCCGACCTCCTGTGGGTCCAGGCCCCCCTCGCCACCCTCGCCCCCGCCGACCTGGCCCAGGTCCGGCCCGGCCGCCTCTGGGTGAATGGCATCGAAGTCAAGCTGGAGCACCCATGA
- the rpe gene encoding ribulose-phosphate 3-epimerase — MTRPAPLLAPSILSADFARLAEALPVLDDRCVVHVDVMDGRFVPNITLGMPVVAALRKETQRVLDCHLMIVEPSRYATAFVEAGADWVSVHQEADPHLHRTLAAIRDAGAKAGVVLNPATPVETLTDLMGAFDFALLMSVNPGFGGQSFIPRTLDKIRRLDAMRTASGADFLIEVDGGVGPSNARSLIAAGADVLVAGNAVFKAPDPRAAVRALLAEMDAGR; from the coding sequence ATGACCCGTCCCGCCCCTCTGTTGGCCCCCTCCATCCTTTCCGCGGACTTCGCGCGCCTCGCCGAGGCGCTGCCCGTGCTGGACGACCGCTGCGTCGTCCACGTGGACGTCATGGACGGCCGTTTCGTCCCCAACATCACCCTCGGCATGCCCGTGGTGGCCGCCCTCCGCAAGGAGACCCAGCGCGTGCTGGACTGCCACCTGATGATCGTGGAACCGTCCCGCTACGCCACCGCCTTCGTGGAGGCCGGCGCCGACTGGGTCTCCGTGCACCAGGAGGCGGACCCCCACCTGCACCGCACCCTCGCCGCCATCCGGGACGCCGGGGCCAAGGCCGGCGTCGTCCTCAACCCCGCCACCCCCGTGGAGACCCTCACCGACCTCATGGGCGCCTTCGACTTCGCCCTCCTGATGAGCGTGAACCCCGGCTTCGGCGGCCAGAGCTTCATCCCGCGCACCCTGGACAAGATCCGGCGCCTGGACGCCATGCGGACCGCCTCCGGGGCCGACTTCCTCATCGAGGTGGACGGCGGCGTGGGCCCGTCCAACGCCCGGAGCCTGATCGCCGCCGGCGCCGATGTCCTCGTCGCCGGGAACGCCGTCTTCAAGGCCCCCGACCCCCGGGCCGCCGTGCGCGCCCTCCTCGCCGAGATGGACGCCGGCCGGTAG
- a CDS encoding energy-coupling factor ABC transporter permease → MHMSDALVSPAVGGAFWAASAWSLARSARKGTPAAAPLTGVLGAFVFALQMVTFAIPGTGSSGHLGGGLLLALLLGREAAFLTLASVLLVQALFFADGGLLAYGCNLFNLGFIPVFIAHPLLVRPGAGRRDLGIGAAAVASALLGAAGVAFETRLSGITALPLGAFLSALLPIHLVIGLVEGLATVAVVRFLHRARPELVEGPSRGGWRASALVGLLALGTAGGLSVLASRAPDGLEGAIARVAGAEPAPAGDRIHRALARVQARAPLPDYAPPGAPATPARTSLAGLAGGALTLALALAAALALRAWRKAA, encoded by the coding sequence ATGCACATGTCCGATGCGCTGGTGTCCCCGGCGGTGGGGGGGGCCTTCTGGGCGGCATCGGCCTGGAGCCTCGCCCGCAGCGCCCGGAAGGGGACCCCGGCCGCGGCCCCCCTCACGGGGGTGCTGGGGGCCTTCGTGTTCGCCCTCCAGATGGTGACCTTCGCCATTCCGGGCACCGGCTCCAGCGGCCACCTGGGGGGCGGCCTCCTCCTGGCCCTCCTCCTGGGGCGGGAAGCCGCCTTCCTGACCCTCGCCTCGGTGCTCCTCGTGCAGGCCCTCTTCTTCGCCGACGGCGGGCTCCTCGCCTATGGCTGCAACCTCTTCAACCTGGGCTTCATCCCCGTCTTCATCGCCCATCCGCTCCTGGTGCGGCCCGGGGCCGGCCGGCGCGACCTGGGGATCGGCGCGGCGGCCGTCGCCTCGGCCCTGCTGGGGGCGGCGGGGGTGGCCTTCGAGACCCGGCTTTCGGGCATCACGGCGCTGCCCCTGGGCGCCTTCCTCTCGGCCCTCCTGCCCATTCACCTGGTGATCGGCCTGGTGGAGGGCCTGGCCACCGTGGCGGTGGTGCGCTTCCTGCACCGCGCCCGGCCGGAGCTCGTGGAAGGGCCGAGCCGGGGCGGATGGCGGGCCTCCGCCCTCGTGGGCCTGCTGGCCCTGGGCACGGCCGGGGGGCTCAGCGTCCTCGCCTCCCGCGCCCCCGACGGCCTGGAAGGAGCCATCGCCCGGGTGGCCGGCGCCGAACCGGCCCCGGCCGGCGACCGGATCCACCGCGCCCTGGCCCGGGTCCAGGCCCGGGCGCCCCTGCCCGACTACGCCCCGCCCGGCGCCCCCGCCACCCCGGCCCGCACCTCCCTGGCCGGCCTCGCCGGCGGCGCCCTGACCCTGGCCCTCGCTCTGGCGGCGGCCCTGGCCCTCCGGGCCTGGCGGAAGGCCGCCTGA
- the cbiQ gene encoding cobalt ECF transporter T component CbiQ → MGFRAAALHHFATLDELAHGDSPIHRLDPRAKVAATALFILAVASFPRYAVAALAPYALFPAALAALGGVPAAFLGRRLLAALPFVLCLAAFNPLLDRVPVADLGGAALTGGWASFASILLRFALTVSAAVALAATTGVDGVTRALERLGAPAAFTRQLAFLHRYAFVLGEEAFRLNRARALRAFGRRTSPAEFASLAGHALLRAWDRARRVHVAMLSRGFTGRFPDRRPLAWRPADTAFLAAWAAFFACARVWDLASAAGALILGGRP, encoded by the coding sequence ATGGGCTTCCGGGCCGCCGCCCTCCATCACTTCGCCACGCTCGACGAGCTGGCCCACGGGGATTCCCCCATCCACCGGCTGGATCCCCGGGCCAAGGTCGCGGCCACGGCCCTGTTCATCCTCGCCGTGGCCAGCTTCCCCCGCTACGCCGTGGCGGCCCTCGCGCCCTACGCCCTCTTCCCGGCGGCCCTGGCAGCGCTGGGGGGCGTCCCCGCCGCCTTCCTGGGGCGCCGCCTCCTGGCGGCCCTGCCCTTCGTGCTCTGCCTGGCGGCCTTCAACCCCCTCCTTGACCGGGTCCCCGTGGCCGACCTGGGCGGCGCGGCCCTCACCGGGGGCTGGGCCAGCTTCGCCTCCATCCTCCTGCGCTTCGCCCTCACCGTGAGCGCCGCGGTGGCCCTCGCGGCCACCACGGGCGTGGACGGGGTCACCCGGGCCCTGGAGCGCCTGGGGGCCCCCGCCGCCTTCACGCGCCAGCTGGCCTTCCTCCACCGCTACGCCTTCGTCCTGGGCGAGGAGGCCTTCCGCCTGAACCGGGCCCGCGCCCTGCGCGCCTTCGGGCGCCGCACCTCGCCGGCGGAGTTCGCCTCCCTCGCGGGCCACGCCCTCCTGCGCGCCTGGGACCGGGCCCGCCGCGTGCACGTGGCCATGCTGAGCCGGGGCTTCACGGGGCGCTTCCCGGACCGGCGCCCCCTGGCGTGGCGCCCCGCCGACACCGCCTTCCTCGCGGCCTGGGCCGCCTTCTTCGCCTGCGCCCGGGTCTGGGACCTGGCCTCGGCCGCCGGCGCCCTGATCCTGGGAGGCCGGCCGTGA
- a CDS encoding energy-coupling factor ABC transporter ATP-binding protein, with protein sequence MSAPILEVRDLAYAYPDGTRALRGLAFALAPGERVAVVGANGAGKSTLLQHLNGTLLPAAGTVAVGGVPVAPAALDTVRRAVGMVFQDPDDQLFMPTVYEDVAFGPRNQGLPEAEVDARVRAALEQVDALRLAPKPPYRLSAGEKRRAALATALALEPDILVLDEPTSGLDPRGRRQLIEMLRAFPHAQLVATHDVDLVLELCPRTLVLHDGQLRADGPTLPLFRDADLLAACRLEKPLAMQGCPVCGR encoded by the coding sequence GTGAGCGCCCCCATCCTGGAGGTCCGGGACCTCGCCTACGCCTACCCCGACGGCACCCGGGCCCTGCGCGGCCTCGCCTTCGCCCTGGCGCCCGGGGAGCGCGTCGCCGTGGTGGGCGCCAACGGGGCCGGCAAGTCCACCCTCCTGCAGCACCTCAACGGCACCCTCCTGCCCGCCGCGGGCACCGTCGCCGTGGGGGGCGTCCCCGTGGCCCCGGCCGCCCTGGACACCGTGCGCCGCGCGGTGGGCATGGTCTTCCAGGACCCCGACGACCAGCTCTTCATGCCCACCGTGTACGAGGACGTGGCCTTCGGCCCCCGGAACCAGGGCCTCCCCGAGGCCGAGGTGGACGCGCGGGTGCGGGCCGCCCTGGAGCAGGTGGACGCCCTCCGCCTCGCGCCCAAGCCCCCCTACCGGCTCTCCGCCGGCGAGAAGCGCCGCGCGGCCCTCGCCACCGCCCTCGCCCTGGAGCCCGACATCCTCGTCCTCGACGAGCCCACCTCCGGCCTGGACCCCCGGGGCCGCCGCCAGCTCATCGAGATGCTGCGGGCCTTCCCCCACGCCCAGCTCGTGGCCACCCACGACGTGGACCTCGTGCTGGAACTGTGCCCGCGCACCCTGGTCCTCCACGACGGCCAGCTCCGCGCCGACGGCCCCACCCTCCCCCTCTTCCGCGACGCGGACCTCCTCGCCGCCTGCCGCCTGGAAAAACCCCTCGCCATGCAGGGCTGCCCCGTCTGCGGCCGCTAG
- the coaE gene encoding dephospho-CoA kinase (Dephospho-CoA kinase (CoaE) performs the final step in coenzyme A biosynthesis.), producing the protein MTTLNQRLLEAPYPVVGLTGGIAAGKTYASQRLRYLGWEVINADQVAREVVQPGTPGLEALVAAFGDGILADTGTLDREKLGDLIFKDPAKRERLEAILHPLIEQRLSERLAALPPTIKGAVLDAALWVERGQAHIFDALWVVDAPDDIRLKRLMERDGLDTARAMDRIYAQSAGAEKRLHADQVFRNDGRDLDESLTKAEGALLAHWKTARERKWGRTGTSPFSPEELHAVLAAMLGRGGDYAEIFVEQRRACALGMDDGRMEDVAAGETFGVGLRLIDGEATRFADLIAPSAEELLEAARTLAAPGTGAPVDVPGLERHLLPKPSAIEREPTAVPLPEKVDLVRRADYLARRRAEAIRPGALRQVAVGYGDSTQNVWIAASERGASGWTSTLTQDRRIQSVLRINVTAGEGDLLQSGYQALGQTRGFELFQSQAVEATVYEAVRLAMQALDAKPAPAGTFPVILSSSAGGTMIHEACGHGLEADLALAGVSAFSGKLGQKVAAEGVTIIDDGTLPNKRGSSAMDDEGRAAQRVVLIENGVLKAYLQSRKTARRMGVEPTGNGRRESYRHIPIPRMRNTFLAPGQEDPKTILADLDRGLLVKHMGGGQVDTVTGNFVFQVTEGYWVENGEVKHPVRNATLTGCGPAVLKDLTRIGRDLDHFDIGTCGKDGQGVPVSDALPTILCPALVVGGTAEPLPSVI; encoded by the coding sequence ATGACGACCCTCAACCAGCGCCTGCTCGAGGCCCCCTACCCCGTCGTGGGGCTCACCGGAGGCATCGCCGCGGGCAAGACTTATGCGTCCCAGCGCCTGCGCTACCTGGGCTGGGAGGTGATCAACGCCGACCAGGTCGCCCGGGAAGTCGTCCAGCCGGGCACCCCCGGCCTGGAGGCCCTGGTCGCCGCCTTCGGCGACGGCATCCTCGCCGACACCGGCACCCTGGACCGGGAGAAACTCGGCGACCTGATCTTCAAGGACCCGGCCAAGCGGGAGCGCCTCGAGGCCATCCTGCACCCCCTCATCGAACAGCGTTTGTCTGAACGCCTGGCGGCCCTCCCCCCCACCATCAAGGGGGCCGTCCTGGACGCCGCCCTCTGGGTGGAGCGGGGCCAGGCCCACATCTTCGACGCCCTGTGGGTGGTCGACGCCCCCGACGACATCCGGCTCAAGCGCCTGATGGAGCGGGACGGCCTGGACACGGCCCGGGCCATGGACCGCATCTACGCCCAGAGCGCCGGCGCCGAGAAGCGCCTCCACGCCGACCAGGTCTTCCGCAACGACGGCCGGGACCTGGACGAGAGCCTCACCAAGGCCGAGGGCGCCCTCCTCGCCCACTGGAAGACGGCCCGCGAGCGCAAGTGGGGCCGCACCGGCACCTCCCCCTTCAGCCCCGAGGAGCTCCACGCCGTCCTCGCGGCCATGCTGGGCCGCGGCGGCGACTACGCCGAGATCTTCGTGGAGCAGCGGCGGGCCTGCGCCCTGGGCATGGACGACGGCCGCATGGAGGACGTGGCCGCCGGCGAGACCTTCGGGGTGGGCCTCCGCCTCATCGACGGCGAGGCCACGCGGTTCGCCGACCTCATCGCCCCCAGCGCCGAGGAGCTGCTGGAGGCGGCCCGGACCCTGGCGGCCCCCGGAACCGGGGCCCCCGTCGACGTGCCCGGCCTGGAGCGCCACCTCCTGCCCAAGCCCAGCGCCATCGAGCGGGAACCCACCGCCGTGCCCCTCCCCGAGAAGGTGGACCTGGTCCGGCGCGCCGACTACCTCGCCCGCCGCCGCGCCGAGGCCATCCGCCCCGGCGCCCTGCGCCAGGTGGCCGTGGGCTACGGCGACAGCACCCAGAACGTCTGGATCGCCGCCAGCGAGCGCGGCGCCTCCGGCTGGACCTCCACCCTGACCCAGGACCGCCGCATCCAGAGCGTCCTGCGCATCAACGTCACCGCCGGGGAGGGGGACCTCCTCCAGAGCGGCTACCAGGCCCTGGGCCAGACCCGGGGCTTCGAGCTCTTCCAGTCCCAGGCCGTCGAGGCCACGGTGTACGAGGCGGTGCGCCTGGCCATGCAGGCCCTGGACGCCAAGCCGGCCCCCGCCGGCACCTTCCCCGTCATCCTCTCCAGCAGCGCCGGCGGCACCATGATCCACGAGGCCTGCGGGCACGGGCTCGAGGCCGACCTCGCCCTGGCTGGCGTCAGCGCCTTCTCGGGCAAGCTGGGCCAGAAGGTGGCCGCCGAAGGCGTGACCATCATCGACGACGGCACCCTGCCCAACAAGCGGGGCTCCAGCGCCATGGACGACGAGGGCCGCGCCGCCCAGCGCGTCGTGCTCATCGAGAACGGCGTCCTCAAGGCCTACCTCCAGTCCCGCAAGACCGCCCGGCGCATGGGCGTCGAGCCCACCGGCAACGGCCGGCGCGAGAGCTACCGCCACATCCCCATCCCCCGCATGCGCAACACCTTCCTCGCCCCGGGCCAGGAGGATCCCAAGACCATCCTCGCGGACCTGGACCGGGGCCTCCTCGTCAAGCACATGGGCGGAGGCCAGGTGGACACGGTCACCGGCAACTTCGTCTTCCAGGTCACCGAGGGCTACTGGGTCGAGAACGGCGAAGTGAAGCACCCCGTGCGCAACGCGACCCTCACCGGGTGCGGGCCGGCCGTCCTCAAGGACCTGACCCGCATCGGCCGGGACCTCGACCACTTCGACATCGGCACCTGCGGCAAGGACGGCCAGGGCGTGCCCGTCTCCGACGCCCTCCCCACCATCCTCTGCCCCGCCCTCGTCGTGGGCGGCACGGCCGAACCCCTTCCGAGCGTGATCTAG
- a CDS encoding TldD/PmbA family protein: MTDSGIFQSFIPEALEGRLQEGIRHAQALGAEGAEAFVSVSRSRRAKVQNGALEDLTTSKRGGLGVRVLRGGAKGVRTGIATTTDLTRADFRDLFAQAWELSALGDEDPWTRQAEPAGADDLPSRYDGRGQLLAPEDRIRRALDLEAEARRASQRVVAVREASWADGEGASLLLTQKGVRAFDLGSSCSGSIELAVEADGDRQAAWHWDIGRHPGALDLAAIGREAALKGERKLRPAQVEAGRYSVVLHPEVTVDILGIVAGMLSAEAVLKKRSLFADKLGERIASPLLTLVDDGRLPDGLGSEPWDGEGLPTRRNVLIQDGVLGTYLHTLRTAAEMGVAPTATAGRGTGSNPGVTTFNLFPERGATPVAELYRKAGDGILITELMGLHTVDPVSGDLSVGASGIRIRGGELAESVDRMTFAGNLRDFLTRIEALGDDLHWYGSSAGLSMLLADMSIGG, encoded by the coding sequence ATGACCGATTCCGGGATCTTCCAGTCCTTCATCCCCGAGGCCCTCGAAGGCCGCCTCCAGGAGGGCATCCGCCACGCCCAGGCCCTGGGCGCCGAGGGCGCCGAGGCCTTCGTCTCCGTCTCCCGCAGCCGCCGGGCCAAGGTGCAGAACGGCGCCCTCGAGGACCTCACCACGAGCAAGCGCGGCGGCCTCGGCGTCCGCGTCCTGCGTGGGGGCGCCAAGGGCGTCCGCACCGGCATCGCGACCACCACCGACCTGACCCGGGCCGACTTCCGCGACCTCTTCGCCCAGGCCTGGGAGCTCAGCGCCCTCGGCGACGAGGACCCCTGGACCCGCCAGGCCGAGCCCGCCGGCGCCGACGACCTGCCCTCCCGGTACGACGGCCGGGGCCAGTTGCTGGCCCCCGAGGACCGCATCCGCCGGGCCCTGGACCTCGAGGCCGAAGCCCGCCGCGCCTCCCAGCGCGTCGTCGCCGTCCGCGAGGCCTCCTGGGCCGACGGCGAGGGCGCCTCCCTCCTCCTGACCCAGAAGGGCGTCCGCGCCTTCGACCTGGGCTCCTCCTGCTCCGGATCCATCGAACTGGCCGTGGAGGCCGACGGTGACCGCCAGGCCGCCTGGCACTGGGACATCGGCCGCCACCCCGGCGCCCTGGACCTGGCCGCCATCGGCCGCGAGGCCGCCCTCAAGGGCGAGCGCAAGCTCCGCCCCGCCCAGGTGGAGGCCGGACGCTACAGCGTGGTCCTCCATCCCGAGGTCACCGTGGACATCCTGGGCATCGTCGCCGGCATGCTGAGCGCCGAGGCCGTCCTCAAGAAGCGGAGCCTCTTCGCCGACAAGCTCGGCGAGCGCATCGCCAGCCCCCTGCTCACCCTCGTGGATGACGGCCGCCTGCCGGATGGCCTGGGGTCCGAGCCCTGGGACGGCGAAGGCCTGCCCACCCGGCGCAACGTCCTCATCCAGGACGGCGTCCTGGGCACCTACCTGCACACCCTGCGCACCGCCGCCGAAATGGGCGTCGCCCCCACCGCCACCGCGGGCCGGGGCACCGGCAGCAACCCGGGCGTCACCACGTTCAACCTCTTCCCCGAACGGGGCGCCACCCCGGTGGCCGAGCTCTACCGGAAGGCCGGCGACGGCATCCTCATCACCGAGCTCATGGGCCTCCACACCGTGGACCCCGTCTCCGGCGACCTGAGCGTCGGCGCCAGCGGCATCCGCATCCGCGGGGGCGAGCTGGCGGAGAGCGTGGACCGCATGACCTTCGCCGGCAACCTGAGGGACTTCCTCACCCGCATCGAGGCGTTGGGGGACGACCTGCACTGGTACGGCAGCAGCGCCGGCCTTTCCATGCTCCTGGCCGACATGAGCATCGGCGGCTGA